A DNA window from Myripristis murdjan chromosome 19, fMyrMur1.1, whole genome shotgun sequence contains the following coding sequences:
- the kcnj2a gene encoding inward rectifier potassium channel 2a gives MGSVRANRYSVVSSEEDGMKLATMAVPNGYGNGKGKVHTRHQPQSRFVKKDGHCNVQFINVSEKGQRYLADIFTTCVDIRWRWMFIIFCLAFLLSWLFFGCVFWLVAIFHGDLESDAQRCVSNVSSFTAAFLFSIETQTTIGYGYRYVTDECPVAVFMVVFQSIVGCIIDAFIIGAVMAKMAKPKKRNETLVFSHNATVAMRDNKLCLMWRVGNLRKSHLVEAHVRAQLLKSRTTAEGEFIPLDQMDIDVGFDSGVDRIFLVSPITIVHEIDEDSPFYDMSKQELESSEFEIVVILEGMVEATAMTTQCRSSYLASEILWGHRFEPVLFEEKNYYKVDYSRFHKTYEVPSTPLCSARDLAEKKYILSNSNSFCYENEMALENKEDTDEGNGGSVGPDGTQTDNISETEHSQATVPLEPRPLRRESEI, from the coding sequence ATGGGAAGTGTGCGAGCCAACCGCTACAGCGTTGTGTCATCAGAGGAGGACGGAATGAAGCTTGCCACTATGGCAGTACCCAATGGCTACGGGAATGGCAAGGGCAAGGTGCACACAAGGCACCAACCTCAGAGCAGATTTGTGAAGAAGGACGGTCACTGCAACGTGCAGTTTATCAATGTGAGTGAAAAAGGTCAGCGTTACCTGGCTGACATCTTCACCACATGTGTGGACATCCGCTGGAGGTGGATGTTCATCATCTTCTGCCTCGCCTTTCTCCTATCATGGCTTTTCTTTGGTTGTGTCTTCTGGCTGGTGGCCATCTTCCACGGGGACTTAGAAAGTGACGCCCAGAGGTGTGTCTCCAATGTGAGCAGTTTCACCGCTGCCTTCCTATTCTCCATTGAGACTCAGACCACCATTGGCTATGGTTACAGATACGTGACAGATGAGTGCCCGGTTGCTGTTTTCATGGTGGTGTTCCAGAGCATCGTGGGCTGCATCATTGATGCCTTCATCATTGGTGCTGTTATGGCAAAGATGGCGAAGCCCAAGAAGAGGAACGAAACCTTGGTTTTCAGTCATAATGCAACAGTGGCCATGAGAGACAACAAGCTCTGCCTGATGTGGCGTGTGGGCAACTTGAGGAAGAGCCACCTGGTGGAGGCACATGTCCGAGCGCAGCTTCTGAAATCCCGGACCACAGCAGAGGGGGAGTTTATCCCGCTCGACCAGATGGACATAGATGTGGGCTTTGACAGCGGAGTTGACCGCATCTTCCTGGTCTCTCCCATCACCATTGTCCATGAGATTGACGAGGACAGTCCCTTCTATGACATGAGCAAACAGGAGCTGGAGAGCTCTGAGTTTGAGATAGTGGTCATTCTGGAGGGCATGGTCGAGGCCACAGCCATGACCACGCAGTGCCGCAGCTCCTACCTAGCCAGCGAGATCCTCTGGGGTCACCGATTCGAGCCCGTGCTCTTTGAAGAGAAGAACTACTACAAGGTGGACTATTCCCGCTTCCATAAGACATATGAGGTGCCGAGCACTCCTCTGTGCAGCGCCAGAGACCttgcagagaaaaaatacatcCTCTCAAACTCCAACTCCTTCTGCTATGAAAATGAGATGGCACTGGAAAACAAAGAGGACACAGACGAAGGGAACGGGGGTAGCGTTGGCCCCGATGGCACCCAGACAGACAATATATCAGAGACTGAACACAGCCAAGCCACTGTACCGCTAGAGCCCCGGCCTCTGAGACGAGAATCAGAGATATGA